One genomic region from Pseudomonas sp. R5-89-07 encodes:
- the serB gene encoding phosphoserine phosphatase SerB, with protein MREIVLINITGLDRPGLTAAITGVLAQGGVNILDIGQAVIHDTLSFGILVEIPSTEQASSVLKDILFTAYKLDQQVRFTPVSEADYQHWVEGQGKKRHIVTLLTRKVTAEQLQRVSSITAHYGLNIDHIDRLSGRMPLDTPADKGKGCIEFSVRGEPADAQALRAEFLSVAQELNVDIAFQEDSLFRRNRRLAVFDMDSTLIEAEVIDELAKAAGVGEQVSEITERAMAGELDFRASFKERLALLKGLDVSVLDSIGASLRLTEGAETLFAELKRLGYKTAILSGGFTYFAKQLQAKLGIDYVFANELEVVDGKVTGVAVEPIVDAQRKADLLKELAHKEGLRLEQTIAVGDGANDLPMLAIAGLGVAFRAKPLVKQSAKQAISTLGLDGVLYLLGLRDRDGQL; from the coding sequence TTGCGCGAAATTGTCCTGATCAATATCACAGGTCTTGACCGACCGGGTCTCACCGCGGCCATTACCGGCGTTCTGGCCCAGGGTGGTGTGAACATTCTCGACATCGGCCAGGCGGTGATCCACGACACCCTGTCGTTCGGCATCCTGGTGGAAATTCCCAGCACCGAGCAGGCCTCCTCGGTACTCAAGGACATCCTGTTTACGGCGTACAAGCTGGATCAGCAGGTGCGCTTCACACCGGTGTCCGAGGCCGATTACCAGCATTGGGTCGAAGGCCAGGGCAAGAAACGCCATATCGTCACGCTGCTCACCCGCAAGGTCACGGCCGAACAGCTGCAGCGCGTCAGCTCGATCACCGCGCATTACGGGTTGAACATCGACCATATAGACCGCCTGTCGGGTCGCATGCCGCTGGACACGCCAGCAGACAAAGGCAAGGGCTGCATTGAATTTTCCGTGCGGGGCGAGCCGGCCGATGCGCAAGCGCTGCGCGCCGAGTTCCTCAGCGTGGCCCAGGAGCTGAATGTCGACATCGCCTTCCAGGAAGATTCACTGTTCCGGCGCAATCGTCGCCTGGCGGTGTTCGACATGGACTCCACGCTGATCGAAGCCGAAGTCATCGACGAACTGGCCAAGGCCGCCGGTGTGGGCGAGCAAGTCTCGGAAATTACCGAGCGCGCGATGGCCGGCGAGCTGGATTTTCGTGCCAGCTTCAAGGAACGCCTGGCGCTGCTCAAAGGCCTGGATGTGAGCGTGCTGGATTCAATCGGCGCCTCCCTGCGCCTGACCGAAGGCGCCGAAACCCTGTTCGCCGAACTCAAGCGCCTGGGCTACAAGACCGCCATCCTGTCCGGCGGCTTCACCTACTTTGCCAAGCAGCTGCAGGCCAAGCTGGGCATTGACTATGTGTTCGCCAACGAGCTGGAAGTGGTGGATGGCAAAGTGACCGGTGTGGCCGTTGAGCCGATTGTCGACGCACAGCGTAAGGCAGACCTGCTCAAGGAGTTGGCGCACAAGGAAGGCTTGCGTCTGGAACAGACCATTGCGGTCGGCGACGGCGCGAATGACTTGCCGATGCTGGCGATTGCGGGGTTGGGTGTGGCGTTCCGCGCCAAGCCATTGGTCAAGCAATCGGCCAAGCAGGCGATTTCGACCTTGGGGTTGGATGGGGTGCTGTACCTGCTGGGTTTGCGCGACCGCGACGGTCAGCTTTAA
- the asd gene encoding archaetidylserine decarboxylase (Phosphatidylserine decarboxylase is synthesized as a single chain precursor. Generation of the pyruvoyl active site from a Ser is coupled to cleavage of a Gly-Ser bond between the larger (beta) and smaller (alpha chains). It is an integral membrane protein.): MKKQLFILSQYLLPHHLLSRLAGCIAECRVRWFKNAFTRWFAKRYQVDMSQALVEDVTAYEHFNAFFTRALKDGARPLDQTPGAVLSPADGAVSQLGPIEHGRVFQAKGHSFSVLELLGGDAALAAPFMGGDFATIYLSPKDYHRVHMPLAGTLREMVYVPGRIFSVNQTTAENVPELFARNERVVCLFDTERGPMAVVLVGAMIVASIETVWAGLVTPPKRELKTFRYDEAARAPIHLEKGAELGRFKLGSTAIVLFGPDQVQWAQELAAGTPVQMGQGIGSPKA, translated from the coding sequence ATGAAAAAGCAGTTGTTTATCCTCAGTCAGTACCTGCTGCCGCACCACCTGCTGTCGCGCTTGGCCGGCTGCATCGCCGAATGCCGCGTGCGCTGGTTCAAGAACGCTTTCACCCGTTGGTTCGCCAAGCGTTACCAAGTGGACATGTCCCAGGCGCTGGTGGAAGACGTGACCGCCTACGAGCACTTCAACGCCTTCTTCACCCGCGCGCTGAAAGACGGTGCGCGCCCGCTGGATCAAACCCCTGGCGCCGTACTGAGCCCGGCCGATGGTGCGGTCAGCCAGCTCGGCCCGATCGAACACGGCCGTGTGTTCCAGGCCAAGGGCCACAGTTTCAGCGTGCTGGAACTGCTGGGCGGCGACGCAGCGCTGGCGGCGCCGTTCATGGGTGGCGACTTCGCCACCATCTACCTGTCGCCCAAGGACTATCACCGCGTGCATATGCCACTGGCCGGTACCTTGCGCGAGATGGTCTATGTGCCGGGGCGGATTTTCTCGGTAAACCAGACCACCGCCGAAAACGTACCGGAGCTGTTTGCGCGTAACGAGCGGGTTGTCTGCCTGTTCGATACCGAACGCGGCCCGATGGCTGTGGTGTTGGTGGGCGCGATGATCGTGGCGTCGATTGAGACGGTGTGGGCCGGGCTGGTAACGCCACCCAAGCGCGAGCTGAAAACCTTCCGTTACGACGAGGCTGCTCGCGCACCTATTCACCTGGAAAAAGGCGCGGAGCTGGGTCGCTTCAAGCTGGGTTCGACCGCTATTGTGCTGTTCGGACCGGATCAGGTGCAGTGGGCGCAGGAGCTGGCGGCGGGTACGCCGGTGCAGATGGGCCAGGGTATCGGCTCACCTAAAGCCTGA
- the rhdA gene encoding thiosulfate sulfurtransferase: MPDFSGLPLVIECSDLQGRLDADHLILVDLTSAARYAEGHIPGAHFVDPKRTQLGQPPAPGLLPHKADLEKLFGELGHTPDATYVVYDDEGGGWAGRFIWLLDVIGHQKYHYLDGGLLAWLEEKHPVSTEIPAPAGGPVSLTLHDGPTATREYLQSRLGAADLGIWDARGPLEYSGEKVLAAKGGHIPGAVNFEWTAGMDKARSLRIRRDMPQVLEDLGLTRDKEIITHCQTHHRSGFTYLVAKALGYPRVKGYAGSWGEWGNHPDTPVEI, from the coding sequence ATGCCTGACTTCTCTGGCTTGCCGCTGGTGATCGAATGCAGCGACCTGCAAGGTCGCCTGGATGCCGACCACCTGATTCTGGTGGACCTCACCAGTGCCGCCCGCTACGCCGAAGGGCATATCCCCGGCGCGCATTTCGTGGACCCCAAGCGCACCCAATTGGGCCAGCCCCCCGCGCCGGGCCTGCTGCCGCACAAGGCCGACCTGGAAAAGCTGTTCGGTGAGCTGGGCCACACGCCCGACGCCACCTACGTTGTCTATGACGACGAAGGCGGCGGCTGGGCCGGGCGCTTTATCTGGCTGCTCGACGTCATCGGCCACCAGAAGTATCACTACCTCGACGGCGGCCTTCTGGCATGGCTGGAGGAAAAACACCCGGTTTCCACCGAAATACCCGCGCCAGCCGGCGGGCCGGTGAGCCTTACGCTGCACGACGGCCCCACCGCCACCCGCGAATACCTGCAAAGCCGGCTCGGTGCGGCCGACCTGGGGATCTGGGACGCGCGCGGCCCGCTGGAATATTCCGGCGAAAAAGTGCTCGCGGCCAAAGGGGGGCACATCCCCGGCGCAGTGAACTTCGAGTGGACCGCCGGCATGGACAAGGCGCGCAGCCTGCGCATCCGCCGCGACATGCCGCAAGTGCTCGAAGACCTCGGGCTGACCCGCGATAAAGAAATCATCACCCACTGCCAGACCCACCACCGCTCTGGCTTCACCTACCTGGTGGCCAAGGCGCTCGGTTATCCACGAGTCAAAGGTTATGCCGGTTCCTGGGGCGAATGGGGCAACCACCCCGACACCCCCGTCGAGATTTGA
- a CDS encoding HDOD domain-containing protein: MANETTVPTARPTTLAAWIKRLDDVLLPVPQASHERVCKAIRDSRSSLRDIAELMQNSPALVLSVMREANSHTHGSLAEPAENLEVALNRLGLKRAEELLARLPSVPAAEIPVALRQLLLVSQHASQQANGLFGSRLARLWQDIHWGSLLFLSPLWPMAVAYPKLLEEWELRVIHKGESARQVEQQLFGVRLLDLCLGLTAAWHLPIWVSQGYNLLLGEQRLLVKALRIAREDDPLRHQQLLDAEPNLRRWLNQPANTVLLANGLAMSAQESWTCPHTERWQYLTALYLQEPLGEVQQQVHQQAVTSARSTLMPDLWHPALSLIWPWHVQKVHRGLLPAPPPTAEALAVWRSRCTELLVEPSRFANAMHLTTCAKEALVASGMQRVLLFMADRALSTLRVHQADGLPKDAANLSLDVVNSTLLQRLLEKSAQVRLGPDNHAQFSALLPPILRRLFTGEHLLLRSLSCNGRVVMLMVADQGGGPFSETTVQAFGKTAQCIEKALHSFTNRST; encoded by the coding sequence ATGGCTAATGAAACGACAGTCCCAACTGCAAGACCCACCACCCTCGCCGCCTGGATCAAGCGCCTGGACGATGTGCTGCTGCCCGTCCCCCAGGCCAGCCACGAGCGCGTGTGCAAAGCCATCCGCGACAGTCGCAGCTCATTGAGGGACATTGCCGAGCTGATGCAGAACAGCCCGGCCCTGGTGCTCAGCGTGATGCGTGAGGCCAACAGCCACACTCACGGTAGCCTCGCGGAACCGGCGGAAAACCTCGAAGTGGCGCTCAACCGCCTCGGCCTCAAACGCGCCGAGGAGCTGCTGGCGCGCCTGCCTTCAGTGCCGGCCGCTGAAATTCCCGTGGCGCTGCGCCAATTGCTGCTGGTCAGCCAGCATGCCTCGCAGCAAGCCAACGGCTTGTTCGGCAGCCGCCTGGCGCGTTTGTGGCAGGACATCCATTGGGGCAGCCTGCTGTTTCTGTCACCGTTGTGGCCGATGGCCGTCGCGTATCCCAAGCTTCTGGAAGAATGGGAGCTGCGGGTGATCCATAAGGGCGAGTCGGCGCGCCAGGTCGAGCAGCAATTGTTTGGCGTGCGCCTGCTGGACCTGTGCCTTGGCCTGACCGCAGCCTGGCACCTGCCGATCTGGGTGTCCCAGGGCTATAACCTGCTGCTGGGCGAGCAGCGCCTGCTGGTCAAGGCATTGCGTATCGCCCGCGAGGACGACCCTCTGCGTCACCAGCAATTGCTCGACGCCGAACCCAACCTGCGCCGCTGGCTGAATCAGCCGGCCAATACCGTGCTATTGGCCAACGGCCTGGCGATGTCGGCGCAAGAGTCCTGGACCTGCCCGCACACCGAACGCTGGCAGTACCTCACGGCACTGTACCTGCAGGAACCATTGGGCGAAGTGCAGCAGCAGGTCCACCAGCAAGCGGTGACCAGCGCCCGCAGCACCCTGATGCCCGACCTCTGGCACCCGGCCTTGTCGCTGATCTGGCCGTGGCATGTGCAAAAGGTCCACCGCGGCTTGTTGCCCGCGCCGCCTCCCACGGCCGAAGCCCTGGCAGTGTGGCGCAGCCGCTGCACCGAGCTGCTGGTGGAACCGAGCCGCTTTGCCAACGCGATGCACCTGACCACCTGCGCCAAGGAAGCCCTGGTCGCCAGCGGCATGCAGCGCGTGTTGCTGTTCATGGCGGATCGCGCCTTGAGTACCTTGCGTGTGCATCAGGCCGATGGCCTGCCCAAGGACGCTGCCAACCTGAGCCTGGACGTCGTCAACAGCACGCTGCTGCAACGACTGCTGGAAAAATCCGCCCAGGTGCGTCTCGGTCCGGACAACCATGCGCAATTCTCTGCCCTGCTGCCGCCGATCCTGCGCCGCCTGTTTACCGGCGAGCACCTGCTGCTGCGCTCGCTGAGCTGCAATGGTCGCGTGGTGATGCTGATGGTGGCGGACCAGGGCGGCGGGCCATTCTCGGAAACCACCGTGCAAGCCTTCGGCAAAACCGCGCAATGCATCGAAAAAGCCCTGCACAGCTTTACCAACCGCAGCACCTGA